From Candidatus Methylarchaceae archaeon HK02M2, the proteins below share one genomic window:
- a CDS encoding triphosphoribosyl-dephospho-CoA synthase: MKKDFLKISDKIMMTAQLASVLEVSGTPKPGNVHRTSDFTDTRFEHYLAGSICLGPSVREVALRGMRAGLDEIKINEIKVGRYIKSTLYEIRSWHKGGNTHLGISLLLIPLAASAGFNYIKFGSIEPSKLRSIFSKVIKSTTPRDAIDVCDAILTSSIEALGRVNVAPDIIELDTKNRLIEEDINLYKLMKFSSRWDTIAKELTNGMKISFNIGYKTLFDLYEKTRDINIATVHTFLTILAKYPDTFIARKVGVKHEKEINKAIKIGLVEAKKISKQAKFVLKMGGLITEDGRRKLIQFDKNLKQNRLNPGTTADITASSLMIAILCGMRP, from the coding sequence ATGAAAAAAGATTTTCTAAAAATTTCTGATAAAATTATGATGACAGCTCAACTTGCTTCAGTACTAGAGGTGAGTGGTACACCAAAGCCTGGGAATGTGCATAGAACTTCAGACTTCACTGATACACGCTTTGAGCATTATCTTGCTGGCTCTATATGTCTCGGACCTTCTGTAAGAGAAGTCGCATTGAGAGGAATGAGAGCTGGCCTCGATGAGATTAAAATAAATGAGATAAAGGTTGGCAGATATATTAAAAGTACTCTTTATGAAATTAGATCATGGCACAAAGGTGGAAACACACATCTAGGTATAAGTTTACTTCTTATACCATTAGCTGCATCGGCAGGATTTAATTATATAAAATTTGGAAGTATAGAACCTAGTAAATTACGTTCAATTTTTTCAAAAGTCATTAAGTCAACAACCCCTAGGGATGCAATAGATGTTTGTGATGCAATACTCACGTCAAGCATTGAGGCTCTAGGTCGGGTAAACGTAGCACCAGACATAATTGAACTTGATACTAAAAATCGATTAATAGAGGAAGATATTAATTTGTATAAACTAATGAAGTTCTCATCTAGATGGGATACGATAGCTAAAGAATTAACTAATGGGATGAAAATTTCTTTCAACATAGGCTATAAAACTTTATTCGATTTATATGAGAAGACTCGTGACATAAATATTGCAACAGTACATACATTTCTGACAATATTAGCGAAATATCCTGATACATTTATCGCCAGAAAGGTTGGAGTTAAACATGAGAAGGAGATTAACAAAGCGATCAAAATAGGATTAGTCGAAGCTAAGAAGATTTCTAAACAAGCCAAATTTGTCTTAAAAATGGGAGGACTAATCACAGAAGATGGGCGAAGAAAATTGATTCAATTTGATAAAAATTTGAAACAAAACCGACTTAACCCTGGGACAACTGCAGACATCACAGCTTCATCATTAATGATTGCAATTTTATGTGGGATGAGACCTTAG
- the tadA gene encoding Flp pilus assembly complex ATPase component TadA, with product MISNSYIPDESAISLKVASRLVREGKVHHKIIVHNTTISSIEAKAKLGNLSGVNGLKDLKEACDEKNVNLEYAGNPNDGSDVNQANREFARSIQASIITCNPIMAKMCEALGIRVVFGTPSPLIDLDKVFTNGVMSLHLKEKLPPRVKRGHPGKWFFEELSDITLSREELEWILAQIMEQTYSLLGEDAFIEVDKLGATIIQLKDLRIVVTRPPFSDGLEITITRPIFKLNLENYHLPQQVLTRIREQAEGIIVAGPPGMGKSTFAQALAEHYHLLGKVVKTIESPRDLNLPPDITQYSKKASKEGELHDVLLLSRPDYTIFDEMRGEDDFKIFIDLRFAGIGMVGVLHGTNPIDAIRRIAYKVDVGVLPSIVDTLIFMDEGLVSQIYTLEMTVKVPAGLIRADHSRPTVLVKNLLTGEVEYELYVFGERTFFVPVKGRKRDKGDKRKAIFSQILSRHLDSFDLDFDGDMLKITIPKDEFNTYLKKCQKRVLKKARRSEIKIEAIPI from the coding sequence ATGATTTCAAATTCTTACATACCCGACGAATCGGCGATCAGCCTCAAAGTAGCAAGCCGCTTGGTCAGAGAAGGAAAAGTTCATCATAAGATAATTGTGCATAATACCACCATATCCAGCATAGAAGCGAAAGCTAAATTAGGCAACCTCTCCGGAGTCAACGGTCTCAAAGATTTGAAGGAAGCATGTGATGAGAAGAATGTAAATCTAGAATATGCAGGAAATCCAAACGATGGTTCTGATGTAAATCAAGCAAACCGTGAATTTGCGAGATCGATACAAGCCTCAATAATTACATGCAACCCCATTATGGCTAAGATGTGCGAAGCACTTGGCATAAGGGTTGTATTTGGAACACCTTCACCTCTCATCGATCTTGACAAAGTTTTTACAAATGGCGTCATGAGTCTTCATCTGAAGGAAAAGCTTCCTCCGAGGGTCAAGCGTGGTCATCCAGGGAAATGGTTCTTTGAAGAGTTATCCGATATTACATTATCGAGAGAGGAACTAGAATGGATTTTAGCACAGATCATGGAGCAGACTTACTCGTTGCTAGGCGAAGATGCATTCATAGAAGTTGATAAGCTTGGGGCTACCATAATTCAGCTGAAGGATCTCCGGATCGTAGTTACCCGCCCACCCTTTTCAGATGGGTTGGAAATAACAATAACTAGACCGATATTCAAGCTCAACCTAGAAAATTATCATCTCCCCCAACAAGTTCTAACTCGAATTAGGGAACAGGCAGAAGGAATAATCGTTGCTGGTCCACCAGGGATGGGTAAGTCAACATTTGCACAAGCTTTGGCTGAACATTATCATTTACTAGGAAAAGTAGTAAAGACTATCGAGAGTCCAAGAGATCTAAATCTCCCTCCAGATATAACCCAGTATTCGAAGAAGGCTTCTAAAGAAGGCGAACTTCATGATGTACTTCTGTTGAGCAGGCCTGATTACACTATCTTCGATGAGATGCGAGGAGAAGACGACTTTAAAATCTTTATTGATCTTCGTTTTGCGGGTATAGGAATGGTCGGCGTATTACACGGAACGAACCCTATAGATGCTATCCGTCGCATAGCCTATAAGGTTGATGTGGGTGTTTTACCATCCATTGTTGATACGCTGATTTTTATGGATGAAGGACTTGTTTCCCAGATATACACACTTGAAATGACGGTCAAAGTTCCTGCAGGTCTTATAAGAGCTGATCATTCACGTCCAACTGTGTTGGTGAAGAACTTGTTAACTGGTGAAGTTGAGTATGAGTTATATGTATTCGGTGAGAGAACGTTCTTTGTACCAGTTAAAGGTCGAAAGAGAGATAAAGGAGACAAACGCAAGGCTATTTTCTCTCAAATATTGTCTAGACATTTGGATTCATTTGACTTAGATTTTGATGGCGACATGCTTAAAATAACAATACCTAAGGATGAATTTAATACATATCTGAAGAAATGTCAAAAAAGAGTCCTAAAGAAAGCTAGACGATCAGAAATCAAAATAGAAGCAATTCCGATATAG
- a CDS encoding carboxymuconolactone decarboxylase family protein, with protein sequence MGEYEDTLKDIKETLGIVPGVMKALSEDVLVKDWSLWKKYSFTETEIPCKYREMIGLSAAANIKCPYYQAMHTAMAKFHGATDKELSEVYYLASLTARWSAMTHAQNYPYEKFKQELQQIGQHLVRQQCKEIRHVQNSKLS encoded by the coding sequence ATGGGAGAATATGAAGATACTCTTAAAGATATAAAAGAGACCTTAGGTATCGTTCCTGGCGTCATGAAGGCACTCTCTGAAGATGTATTGGTAAAGGATTGGAGTTTGTGGAAAAAGTACTCCTTTACTGAGACTGAGATCCCATGCAAATATAGGGAGATGATAGGTCTATCAGCTGCGGCAAATATCAAATGCCCCTACTACCAAGCAATGCACACCGCAATGGCCAAGTTCCATGGCGCTACAGATAAGGAACTTTCCGAAGTCTACTATCTGGCGAGCCTCACTGCGAGATGGAGTGCCATGACACACGCCCAAAACTATCCCTACGAAAAATTCAAGCAAGAACTACAACAGATAGGTCAACATCTCGTTAGACAACAATGCAAAGAAATAAGGCATGTTCAAAATAGTAAACTGTCATAA
- a CDS encoding Lrp/AsnC ligand binding domain-containing protein, whose product MPIAFVLMGVESGSDRAIMKKLGDIEVEEAYEIYGAYDIIAKIQAKSVDGLKRIVMKMREIKDVRTTLTLVVVNDL is encoded by the coding sequence ATGCCAATCGCATTTGTATTAATGGGTGTAGAGTCAGGATCTGATCGAGCTATCATGAAGAAGCTTGGAGATATAGAGGTTGAGGAGGCCTATGAAATCTATGGTGCCTATGATATAATAGCTAAAATCCAAGCGAAGAGCGTAGATGGGCTGAAGAGAATTGTAATGAAAATGAGAGAGATTAAAGATGTACGTACCACTTTAACTCTCGTTGTCGTAAATGATTTATAA
- a CDS encoding alkaline phosphatase family protein — MKRLIYILLDGVGDKPDPELNWITPLEAAHTPQLDSLARGGISGLVYPVGKDIPPESDIAVFHMLGYNFKEGYAGRGVIESVGAGLSFEDGNLAIRANFATIDKDEIIMDRRVGRNLSSEEAKKLATSINKYVKLSYPKTTLNFVSTVAHRAVLVIKVENMRLSSNISNSDPAYLRLKGVGVAKVRKEEEVLKLEKVQALDEKSETQLSADLVNEFTKKSIELLREHPVNVKRDEKGEMPANAILLRDAGNSLPRLEKLNEKYGLSFVCILDMPVERGIARLTGMVEVESGGIEDYELKAEKTAELLDRYDCVYVHIKGPDEPGHDGDAIRKKKVIESIDSKFFNNLLERIDLNKVVIAVSADHSTPCQIRSHSADPVPILISGKSITNDGTCRFTEKEAAKGSLKILKGFQVLPLIISLAKK; from the coding sequence ATGAAAAGATTGATTTACATATTACTCGACGGCGTAGGTGATAAACCAGATCCTGAGCTAAATTGGATCACACCTCTTGAAGCGGCCCATACACCACAATTAGATTCTCTTGCAAGAGGAGGCATCAGTGGTCTTGTTTACCCTGTAGGTAAGGACATACCACCTGAGTCGGATATAGCTGTCTTTCATATGTTGGGTTATAACTTTAAGGAAGGTTATGCCGGAAGAGGTGTAATAGAATCTGTCGGAGCGGGATTAAGTTTTGAAGATGGGAACCTTGCTATAAGAGCGAATTTTGCTACAATAGATAAAGATGAAATAATAATGGATAGAAGGGTTGGGAGAAATCTATCCAGCGAAGAAGCCAAGAAACTTGCAACATCGATTAATAAATATGTAAAGCTGTCTTACCCAAAGACTACTCTCAATTTTGTATCGACTGTAGCCCATAGGGCCGTTTTGGTGATTAAAGTAGAAAACATGAGATTATCATCAAATATCTCTAACTCAGACCCAGCATACTTAAGGTTAAAAGGAGTTGGAGTAGCCAAAGTTCGAAAAGAGGAGGAGGTTTTAAAGTTAGAAAAGGTTCAAGCCTTAGATGAAAAAAGTGAGACCCAGCTTTCCGCCGATTTAGTTAATGAGTTTACCAAGAAGTCTATTGAACTTTTGAGGGAACACCCTGTAAATGTAAAAAGGGATGAAAAGGGCGAAATGCCTGCCAATGCTATATTACTTAGAGATGCAGGTAACTCATTACCAAGGCTCGAAAAGCTTAACGAGAAATATGGCTTAAGTTTTGTATGTATTTTGGATATGCCAGTAGAAAGAGGAATAGCTAGGTTGACTGGTATGGTAGAAGTTGAATCTGGAGGTATTGAAGACTATGAGCTTAAAGCAGAAAAGACGGCTGAACTGTTAGATAGATACGATTGTGTATATGTTCACATTAAGGGACCTGATGAGCCTGGACATGATGGAGACGCGATACGGAAGAAAAAGGTGATAGAAAGTATAGACTCAAAGTTTTTCAACAATTTATTGGAGCGCATCGATCTAAATAAAGTAGTAATCGCGGTATCTGCTGATCACTCAACTCCTTGCCAGATAAGGAGTCATAGCGCTGATCCTGTACCAATATTAATCTCTGGAAAAAGCATAACAAATGATGGTACATGTAGGTTTACAGAAAAGGAAGCTGCAAAGGGTAGCTTGAAGATTTTAAAAGGTTTTCAAGTTCTACCTTTAATAATTTCTTTAGCTAAAAAGTAA
- a CDS encoding glycoside hydrolase family 57 protein gives MTYICLVIDAHQPIRLNRTFPYERVKRIAEGAPVMDRYFDDKLNQQVFTEFSKNCYTPTFKILLETIDSTYELEKPFKLSFCLSGLFIEQAIKYEPDLIELLKKLVATKNVEILGGDYYHSLASICQDGMNEFIKHVKFHHQIIKKLFGVEPNVFENTELIYNNSVAKAVKKFGYEGILTEGVGSFFSRNLPTYVYSSPGDQGLKLLFRHYKLSDDLRFRFSKKTWNEYPLTANKYCNWLSATPGDVILIALEIETFGGNNSVHTGIFDFLKKIPEEVANRENLEWNTPTDVIKNVQSSGTLIIPDVRTISHDNEKKSTNPWLENSMQRISFDRIFNLRPYIEEINDANIMMIWRLLQQSDHLSYMSTRKDQEGRQSHHSYYSSPAEAFAVFDAVNTDFEGKIAIIVQNIRKSKLRRSTSTTKPLHPSTSQTQK, from the coding sequence ATGACTTATATCTGCCTTGTAATCGATGCTCATCAACCAATTAGACTTAACAGGACATTTCCTTATGAGAGAGTCAAAAGGATTGCTGAAGGAGCGCCGGTGATGGATAGATACTTTGATGACAAGCTAAATCAGCAAGTTTTCACTGAATTCTCAAAGAATTGCTATACTCCAACCTTTAAAATCTTACTTGAGACGATTGACTCTACTTATGAATTAGAAAAACCATTCAAATTATCTTTCTGTTTAAGCGGGCTATTCATCGAACAGGCAATAAAGTATGAACCTGATTTGATCGAATTATTAAAAAAATTAGTTGCTACCAAGAATGTAGAGATTCTTGGAGGGGATTACTACCATTCGTTGGCAAGTATCTGTCAAGACGGTATGAATGAATTTATTAAACATGTAAAATTCCACCATCAAATTATAAAGAAATTATTTGGAGTTGAGCCAAATGTATTTGAGAATACCGAACTTATCTATAATAACTCTGTTGCAAAGGCTGTGAAAAAATTTGGTTATGAGGGTATATTGACTGAAGGAGTAGGTTCTTTTTTTTCAAGAAATTTGCCTACATACGTATATTCCTCACCAGGGGATCAAGGGCTTAAACTTCTTTTTAGACATTATAAATTAAGTGATGATCTTAGATTCAGATTTTCAAAAAAGACGTGGAATGAGTATCCTCTAACTGCTAATAAGTATTGTAATTGGCTTTCGGCTACGCCTGGAGATGTAATATTAATCGCTTTAGAGATCGAGACTTTTGGAGGAAATAATTCGGTGCATACAGGTATCTTCGATTTTTTAAAAAAAATACCTGAGGAGGTTGCAAATAGGGAGAATCTTGAATGGAATACGCCCACAGATGTGATTAAGAATGTTCAATCATCTGGAACTCTGATAATCCCTGATGTTAGAACAATCTCTCACGATAATGAAAAGAAGAGTACGAACCCATGGTTAGAAAATTCTATGCAGAGAATTAGCTTTGATAGAATTTTTAACCTAAGACCTTATATCGAAGAAATTAATGATGCAAATATCATGATGATATGGAGACTCTTGCAACAAAGCGATCACCTTTCCTATATGTCTACTAGAAAAGATCAAGAAGGAAGACAATCTCATCACAGCTATTATAGCTCTCCCGCTGAGGCCTTTGCTGTATTTGATGCAGTCAACACAGATTTCGAAGGAAAAATTGCCATAATAGTTCAAAATATAAGAAAATCAAAGTTACGGAGATCAACTTCAACCACGAAGCCTTTGCATCCTTCTACGAGTCAAACTCAAAAATAG
- a CDS encoding DUF4921 family protein: protein MSELRKDYFTDKLVIVNTKKHKSIDFRLKNESPKESKCPYCPGNELMTPPARLVLVQKEKSLLKLTDAEEDRVEDWCVRAFLDEFPVVTPRSDVTYSEDPLYCEPAYGYHYIIVATPKHDENFQKMGVEQWVNVLSVVQDRVRWLYSRKNVSYVSIFANYGEEAGATIEHPHLQIITLPRLPPIIEQEASKVRITMREKGVCPMCEVLNIESGGPRQILTTNHFIAFAPWAPSHAFEYWIFPKKHQTSILKVTQKEIRDLVLILRSTLSGLSSVLSDPPYSIVFHISSEKKTTRQLHWHLKIFPQIRKWTGFEKGTHTYINQVSPEETATLLGSASRKELAKIIGIS from the coding sequence TTGAGTGAGCTTAGAAAAGATTACTTTACAGATAAACTTGTAATCGTTAACACAAAGAAACATAAAAGTATAGATTTTAGGCTAAAGAATGAGTCTCCTAAAGAAAGTAAGTGCCCCTATTGTCCTGGTAATGAACTGATGACACCTCCAGCCAGACTTGTGCTTGTCCAGAAGGAGAAATCTCTGCTCAAGCTTACAGATGCCGAAGAAGATAGAGTCGAGGATTGGTGTGTGAGGGCATTTCTCGATGAATTTCCAGTAGTAACTCCTAGATCTGATGTAACTTATAGCGAAGATCCTCTTTATTGTGAACCTGCTTATGGTTATCATTATATAATTGTAGCAACCCCAAAACATGATGAAAATTTTCAAAAGATGGGCGTAGAACAATGGGTAAATGTCCTTTCAGTAGTACAAGATAGGGTAAGGTGGCTTTATAGTCGTAAGAATGTATCTTATGTATCCATTTTTGCAAACTATGGAGAAGAGGCAGGTGCTACAATCGAACATCCACATCTTCAAATTATCACATTACCACGCTTACCACCTATTATTGAGCAAGAAGCATCAAAGGTTCGGATAACTATGCGTGAGAAGGGGGTTTGTCCTATGTGCGAAGTCCTGAATATTGAATCGGGTGGTCCAAGACAGATTCTTACTACAAATCATTTTATAGCATTTGCTCCTTGGGCACCATCACATGCATTTGAATATTGGATCTTTCCAAAAAAACACCAAACAAGTATTCTTAAGGTCACTCAAAAAGAGATCAGAGATTTAGTATTGATTTTAAGATCTACATTAAGCGGTTTATCTAGCGTGTTAAGTGATCCTCCTTACAGTATAGTGTTCCATATATCTTCTGAAAAAAAGACTACAAGGCAACTCCATTGGCACCTTAAAATCTTTCCTCAAATTAGAAAATGGACTGGCTTTGAGAAAGGTACCCATACATACATAAATCAGGTTTCACCAGAGGAGACAGCTACTTTACTTGGTAGTGCTTCTAGAAAAGAGCTAGCAAAAATTATTGGCATTTCTTAA
- a CDS encoding nucleotidyltransferase family protein, translating into MVKRNLKAIILAGGLGTRLHPYTLFIPKPMLPLGDKPVLEHLIKWLNNNGIREIVICVGYLGKIIEDYFGDGVDLNVEITYARTKTPMGTAGQLQSAENLINGTFLCIYGDSIYDFIIHDMIDFHFEKEALATIALVPYKVTQKYGFIDIDENGAVKKWREKPKVEGLINIGCYIMEAGFLHYIPNDKSYGMNFAFGRAIEANERIYGYISKGSFTDIGDRKSYIKVYKKYLKKLGDLT; encoded by the coding sequence ATGGTTAAACGAAATTTAAAAGCTATTATCTTGGCTGGTGGTCTGGGTACACGACTTCACCCTTATACACTCTTTATTCCAAAACCCATGCTACCTCTAGGTGATAAACCTGTTTTGGAGCACTTGATCAAGTGGCTAAATAATAATGGCATTAGAGAGATAGTGATCTGTGTAGGTTATTTAGGTAAGATTATAGAAGATTATTTTGGTGATGGGGTGGATTTAAATGTAGAAATAACCTATGCTAGAACAAAAACTCCAATGGGAACAGCAGGTCAATTGCAGAGTGCGGAGAATTTGATAAATGGTACTTTCTTATGTATTTATGGAGATTCGATCTACGATTTTATAATTCATGATATGATAGATTTTCATTTTGAAAAGGAAGCATTAGCTACAATAGCACTTGTCCCCTACAAGGTTACTCAAAAGTATGGTTTTATAGATATTGATGAAAATGGAGCTGTAAAAAAGTGGAGGGAAAAACCAAAGGTAGAGGGGCTCATAAATATTGGTTGTTATATTATGGAAGCAGGATTCTTACATTACATACCTAATGATAAGAGTTACGGCATGAACTTCGCATTTGGAAGAGCCATAGAAGCAAATGAACGAATATACGGTTACATTTCTAAAGGAAGTTTTACGGATATTGGGGATAGGAAAAGTTACATTAAGGTATATAAAAAGTATTTGAAAAAATTGGGAGATTTAACTTAG